The nucleotide sequence GGCCGTCGCGGCCCGGAGCCGGCGCGCCACCTCGCCGAGCACCACGCCGTACACCAGGTGCGCCACGACCATCGACACGGCTCGGTCGCGCCGGTCGTCCTCCGCCGACGGCATCGCCCGCACCGCGGGCACCCACCCGAGGTACGCCGAGGCCCACACCGCGAGGCCGTACCCGGCGCCGGCGAGCCACCGCGGGACCGCCGCCGGCACCAGCGGGTCGATCACACCCCAGGCACCGCCCGCCACGGCGCCGAAGACGGCGTGGTCGACGGCGGTCGCGGCGCGTCGGGCCGGCTCGGGCAGGTCGACGCCGATCGCCTGCAGCGCACGGTCGGTCAGCCGCCGCGGCGGCGCAGTACCGAGCAGGCCCGCGCCCCTCGCGCCCCACACGACCGCGCTCATCGGCACCGTCGCGACGCCGCCCGCGACGGCGCCCGCGACGACACGCAAGATCGCCCGGCTCACCGTCCCGACCACGGTCCGCCCGTACCTCCCCGCCGCCGCCGCAAACCCGGCCCCCGGCGCGCGTACGGTCGTGGGGTGAGCGGCGAGCAGGCGCAGGACCACGTGTGGGCGGACGCCGCGGCGCACGTGGCGGCCTACGAGGCGAGCGACGGCGCCGTCGGCCACGACTGGCTGGGTCGGCCCCACCTGCTCCTGCGGACGACGGGTCGGCGCACGGGTCGCGTGCGCACCGTCCCGCTCGCCTACGCCCGGCTCCCGGCGGTGGACGGCGCCGCGCGGTACGTCGTCGCCGCCAGCGCCGGCGGTGCCGAGCGACACCCCGCCTGGTACCTCAACCTCGTCGCCGACCCCCGCGTCGAGGTCCAGGTCCGGGCGGACCGCTGGTCCACGACGGCGGACCCGCTCACCGACGAGCCGCACGACGTCGTGGAGGGCGCGTGGGCCGCCCTGACCGACGTCTGGTCCGGCTTCGCCCGCTACCGCGCCGGCACACGACGGCGGATCCCCGTCGTGCTCCTCGACGCACCCGCCGCCGTCGACCGGTCCTGACGAGGGCCCCGGGGACT is from Aquipuribacter nitratireducens and encodes:
- a CDS encoding nitroreductase/quinone reductase family protein; the encoded protein is MSGEQAQDHVWADAAAHVAAYEASDGAVGHDWLGRPHLLLRTTGRRTGRVRTVPLAYARLPAVDGAARYVVAASAGGAERHPAWYLNLVADPRVEVQVRADRWSTTADPLTDEPHDVVEGAWAALTDVWSGFARYRAGTRRRIPVVLLDAPAAVDRS
- a CDS encoding DUF6789 family protein, whose product is MSRAILRVVAGAVAGGVATVPMSAVVWGARGAGLLGTAPPRRLTDRALQAIGVDLPEPARRAATAVDHAVFGAVAGGAWGVIDPLVPAAVPRWLAGAGYGLAVWASAYLGWVPAVRAMPSAEDDRRDRAVSMVVAHLVYGVVLGEVARRLRAATAGADHADGVPVR